In Priestia megaterium NBRC 15308 = ATCC 14581, the following proteins share a genomic window:
- a CDS encoding iron-hydroxamate ABC transporter substrate-binding protein: MKKLLLPFMLIFVLLISACSSGSTESKNDSNKGNSGSKTITYQSEDGPVKVPANPKRVVVLGSYAGNVMSLGVNIVGVDSWSKMNPRFEKKLKGVEEVSDENLEKIIKLKPDLIIGLSTTKNVDKLKKIAPTVTYTYDKVDYLTQHVEIGKLLNKEKEAQSWVNDFKKRTAKAGSDIKAKIGEDTTVSVIENFDKQLYVFGDNWGRGTEILYQEMKLKMPEKVKKMALKDGYYAISPEVLPEYAGDYLIFSKNQDGDTSFEKTDTYKNIPAVKNNHVFEANAKEFYFNDPITLDYQLDFFTQKFLGK, translated from the coding sequence ATGAAAAAATTACTGCTTCCATTCATGCTCATATTCGTACTACTTATTAGTGCCTGCAGCAGCGGTTCAACTGAAAGCAAAAACGATTCTAATAAAGGAAACAGCGGATCCAAGACAATCACATATCAATCTGAAGACGGTCCTGTAAAAGTTCCGGCTAACCCGAAACGTGTCGTAGTGTTAGGCTCTTACGCAGGTAACGTCATGTCGTTAGGTGTCAATATTGTCGGAGTTGATTCGTGGTCTAAAATGAATCCCCGCTTTGAAAAGAAATTAAAAGGCGTTGAAGAAGTATCAGATGAAAATTTAGAAAAGATCATTAAATTAAAGCCCGACCTAATTATTGGCTTATCTACTACAAAAAACGTTGATAAATTGAAAAAAATTGCTCCTACCGTTACGTATACATACGATAAAGTAGATTACCTTACTCAGCATGTAGAAATCGGAAAACTATTAAATAAAGAAAAAGAAGCACAGTCATGGGTAAACGATTTTAAAAAGCGTACGGCAAAAGCTGGTTCTGACATCAAAGCTAAAATTGGCGAAGATACCACGGTTTCAGTTATTGAGAACTTTGACAAGCAGTTGTATGTGTTTGGCGATAACTGGGGACGCGGAACGGAAATTCTTTATCAAGAAATGAAATTAAAAATGCCAGAGAAAGTAAAGAAAATGGCTTTGAAAGATGGATACTATGCGATTTCGCCAGAAGTTCTTCCTGAATATGCCGGAGATTATTTAATCTTCAGCAAAAACCAAGATGGAGATACATCATTTGAGAAAACAGATACGTACAAAAATATTCCTGCTGTAAAGAATAATCACGTATTTGAAGCAAATGCAAAAGAATTTTATTTTAATGATCCAATCACATTAGATTATCAACTAGATTTCTTTACTCAAAAATTTCTTGGCAAGTAA
- a CDS encoding ABC transporter ATP-binding protein: protein MVRLYTEKLHISYGERLIVKNLSVNIPDKKITTIIGSNGCGKSTLLKAITRIISHQSGSVILDGENISKEHTKSLAKKMAILPQTPESASGLTVGELVSYGRFPYQKGFGRLSKEDYQTIDWALEVTGIKDYKFRLVDSLSGGQRQRVWIAMALAQETDIIFLDEPTTYLDMAHQLEVLELLQKLNKEQERTVVMVLHDLNQAARFADYIIALKDGEIVKAGTCNEVITHDVLKKVFHIDAEIGRDPRTNKPMCITYNLLRGDN from the coding sequence ATGGTTCGCCTATATACAGAGAAATTACATATTAGTTATGGTGAACGTCTAATAGTAAAGAATTTAAGCGTTAACATTCCAGACAAAAAGATTACAACGATTATTGGTTCCAACGGATGCGGCAAATCAACGCTTTTAAAAGCCATTACCCGCATTATTTCTCATCAATCTGGTTCCGTTATTTTAGATGGGGAAAACATTTCAAAAGAACATACAAAATCACTCGCTAAAAAAATGGCCATTCTCCCTCAAACGCCGGAAAGTGCCAGTGGGTTGACTGTTGGCGAGCTCGTGTCTTATGGGCGCTTTCCCTATCAAAAAGGTTTTGGACGTCTATCAAAAGAAGACTATCAAACGATTGACTGGGCGCTTGAAGTCACCGGCATAAAAGACTACAAGTTTCGTCTCGTTGACTCTCTTTCAGGCGGTCAACGTCAGCGAGTGTGGATTGCAATGGCTTTAGCTCAAGAAACCGACATTATATTCCTCGACGAGCCGACTACCTACTTAGATATGGCCCATCAGTTAGAAGTGCTTGAGCTGCTTCAAAAACTAAACAAAGAGCAAGAACGTACCGTCGTAATGGTGCTTCACGATTTAAATCAAGCCGCTCGCTTTGCAGATTATATTATCGCTTTAAAAGATGGAGAAATTGTTAAAGCTGGAACGTGTAACGAAGTTATTACGCATGACGTTCTAAAAAAAGTGTTTCATATCGACGCTGAAATCGGACGAGACCCGAGAACCAATAAACCAATGTGCATCACGTATAACTTATTAAGAGGAGATAACTAA
- a CDS encoding NAD(P)/FAD-dependent oxidoreductase translates to MTHHELFDVTIIGGGPAGLYSAFYSGLREMKTKLIEYQPKLGGKLHVYPEKMIWDVGGQTPVAGAKLIEQLVEQGLTFDPTVVLNEKIESISRLKDGIFQLTSSSGEHHYSKTIILAVGGGILNPQKLKIEGAERFEVTNLNYTVKSLQHFKNKTVIVSGGGNSAIDWANELEPVAKKVYITYRNSELNGHEAQVRQLINSSARCLLNTSITKLVADATHEFIEKVELTNHQTGEIAYLPIDEVIINHGYERDTELLKGSELHIKTIDDYYIAGNAASETSVEGVYAAGDILMHEGKVHLITGAFQDAANAVNKAKKFVQPSAAKAAMVSSHNEVFKKRNSALIKQMMK, encoded by the coding sequence ATGACACACCATGAACTTTTTGATGTGACAATTATCGGCGGGGGACCGGCTGGCCTTTACTCGGCCTTTTACAGTGGACTAAGAGAAATGAAAACAAAGCTGATTGAATATCAGCCAAAGCTAGGCGGGAAGCTTCACGTTTATCCTGAAAAAATGATTTGGGATGTGGGCGGACAAACTCCTGTGGCTGGTGCAAAGCTTATTGAACAGCTTGTTGAACAAGGGCTGACGTTTGATCCAACTGTTGTTTTAAATGAGAAGATTGAATCCATTTCTCGCTTAAAAGATGGTATTTTCCAGCTAACGAGTTCTTCAGGTGAACATCATTACTCTAAAACTATTATCCTTGCTGTCGGAGGAGGTATTTTAAACCCGCAAAAGCTCAAAATTGAAGGAGCAGAACGATTTGAAGTAACAAACTTAAACTATACAGTTAAATCTCTGCAGCATTTTAAAAATAAAACGGTGATTGTTTCCGGTGGAGGCAATTCAGCCATTGATTGGGCAAATGAGCTAGAGCCCGTTGCTAAAAAAGTGTATATTACGTACCGAAACAGCGAACTAAATGGTCATGAAGCACAAGTGAGACAATTAATAAATAGCTCAGCTCGGTGTCTGCTTAACACATCTATTACAAAATTAGTGGCTGATGCGACGCATGAATTTATAGAAAAAGTTGAACTGACTAATCATCAAACCGGTGAAATTGCTTACTTGCCGATTGACGAAGTTATTATTAATCACGGCTATGAAAGAGACACAGAGCTGTTAAAGGGCAGTGAACTACATATCAAAACTATTGATGACTATTACATCGCAGGTAATGCAGCAAGCGAAACGTCTGTAGAAGGCGTGTATGCAGCGGGAGATATTCTCATGCACGAAGGAAAAGTCCATTTGATTACAGGTGCTTTTCAAGACGCTGCTAATGCCGTAAACAAAGCAAAAAAATTCGTTCAGCCCTCTGCTGCTAAGGCGGCTATGGTTTCTTCTCATAATGAAGTATTCAAAAAACGTAATTCAGCACTAATTAAACAAATGATGAAGTAA
- the megL gene encoding methionine gamma-lyase codes for MNEKEKYQFETKAIHAGYESKHHFDSLAPPIYQTSTFTFSSIEQGANRFSGAEDGYVYSRLSNPTVTILEERMAQLEEGEAALAFGSGMAAVSAVLIGLTKAGDHILCSKGVYGCTFGLLEMLEEKYQIHHSFSNLETEEEILAAIRKDTACIYIETPINPTMTLVDLELVASIAKQKGIPVVVDNTFSTPYLQQPLKLGCDLVIHSATKFIGGHGDVVAGIVVGNEEVISVLRKTTQKDIGGILSPFDAWLLLRGLKTLAVRMDRHCENAEHIAKQLSLHPKVKAVYYPGDKKSTAYSLMQKQMKKGGGLLSFEVKGGYEETVKVVNQLKLISIAVSLGDAETLIQHPASMTHAVVPEQTRKEMGISNELLRLSVGLEAWEDIMRDLQQALDSI; via the coding sequence ATGAACGAAAAAGAGAAATATCAGTTTGAAACAAAAGCCATTCACGCAGGGTATGAATCAAAACATCATTTTGATAGCTTAGCTCCGCCTATCTATCAAACGTCTACATTTACATTTTCATCTATAGAACAAGGTGCAAACCGGTTTAGCGGAGCAGAAGATGGTTATGTATATTCCCGGTTATCGAATCCAACGGTCACCATTTTAGAAGAGCGTATGGCACAGCTTGAAGAAGGAGAAGCCGCTTTGGCATTTGGATCGGGAATGGCTGCAGTATCCGCTGTATTGATTGGACTTACAAAAGCAGGCGATCATATTTTATGTTCTAAAGGAGTGTATGGATGCACATTTGGTCTCTTAGAAATGCTTGAGGAAAAATATCAAATCCATCATTCTTTCTCCAACTTGGAAACTGAGGAAGAAATTCTTGCTGCTATCAGAAAAGATACAGCATGTATTTATATTGAAACACCGATTAACCCGACTATGACTTTAGTAGATTTAGAGTTAGTTGCTTCTATCGCTAAACAAAAAGGAATTCCTGTGGTAGTAGACAATACCTTTTCAACTCCTTATTTGCAACAGCCGCTGAAGCTTGGGTGCGACTTAGTCATTCATAGCGCAACAAAATTTATTGGTGGACACGGAGATGTTGTAGCAGGAATTGTAGTAGGGAACGAAGAAGTTATTTCCGTACTGCGCAAAACGACGCAAAAAGATATCGGAGGCATTCTTTCACCGTTTGATGCTTGGCTATTACTCCGAGGCTTAAAAACGCTGGCCGTTCGAATGGATCGTCACTGTGAGAATGCTGAACATATCGCAAAACAATTAAGTCTCCACCCCAAGGTGAAAGCCGTTTATTATCCAGGTGATAAAAAAAGCACTGCTTATTCTCTCATGCAAAAGCAAATGAAAAAAGGAGGGGGGCTTCTCTCCTTTGAAGTGAAAGGAGGTTATGAAGAAACCGTAAAAGTGGTTAATCAGCTTAAGCTCATTTCTATTGCGGTGAGTCTTGGAGATGCTGAAACACTTATTCAGCATCCTGCCTCGATGACGCATGCAGTTGTGCCGGAACAAACTCGGAAAGAAATGGGAATTTCAAACGAACTCCTTCGTTTATCAGTTGGACTGGAAGCATGGGAAGATATTATGAGAGATTTACAGCAGGCATTAGATAGTATATAA
- a CDS encoding Bcr/CflA family efflux MFS transporter, translating into MLHNPTGKKRLGLAFLLSTLAILGPLNIDMYLPSFPAIADHLDARASLVQLSLTSCLLGLAIGQIVIGPISDAKGRKRPLLISISLFMISSLLCALAPTITALVIARFLQGFTASAGVVLSRAIVRDVFSGRELTKFFALLMVINAFAPMIAPMAGGAILLLPFASWHTIFLFLSLIGLLIVLTISMRLKETLPIENRTPSSIGHSVRTMGSLLQDRSFIGYALIVGLVHGGSFAYVSGTPFVYQGIYHVSPQIFSILFGINGLAIVTGSFIIGRFSGILHERSLLRIAVITAVSATSVLLIMTMLKGPLATIVIPIFIYMISIGMTITGSVTLAMKNQGHRAGSASAVLGMLPLTLGSIVSPLVGINETTAIPMAAILFSTALLGFVAFFTLTKNKKETEKCEVNEFKTEVSP; encoded by the coding sequence ATGCTTCATAACCCAACTGGAAAAAAACGTCTAGGATTGGCGTTTCTCCTCAGCACGCTTGCGATATTAGGTCCCCTTAATATCGATATGTATTTGCCAAGTTTCCCTGCTATTGCTGATCATTTAGATGCGCGAGCTTCACTTGTTCAGCTTAGTTTAACATCGTGTTTATTAGGCCTTGCCATTGGTCAAATCGTGATCGGTCCAATCAGTGATGCGAAGGGACGAAAACGGCCTTTACTTATCTCCATCTCTTTATTTATGATATCGTCCTTGCTCTGTGCTTTGGCTCCTACTATTACAGCTTTAGTCATCGCACGCTTTTTACAAGGGTTTACGGCTTCGGCAGGAGTTGTTCTTTCTCGAGCCATTGTCAGAGACGTTTTTAGTGGAAGAGAGCTTACGAAGTTTTTTGCTCTGTTAATGGTTATCAATGCCTTTGCGCCAATGATAGCACCAATGGCCGGAGGTGCTATTTTACTTCTTCCTTTTGCAAGCTGGCATACTATTTTCTTGTTTTTAAGTTTAATAGGTCTTTTAATTGTTCTAACAATCTCAATGCGTTTAAAAGAAACTTTGCCAATTGAAAATAGAACGCCAAGCTCAATTGGTCATTCCGTTCGCACGATGGGCAGTTTATTACAAGACCGTTCTTTTATTGGGTATGCCTTAATTGTCGGACTGGTCCACGGAGGAAGCTTTGCTTATGTATCAGGCACTCCATTTGTCTATCAAGGGATCTACCATGTTTCTCCGCAAATTTTCAGCATTTTGTTTGGGATTAACGGCTTGGCCATTGTGACTGGAAGCTTTATTATAGGGCGCTTTAGCGGAATTCTTCATGAAAGAAGCCTGCTTCGCATTGCCGTGATTACGGCTGTAAGTGCTACTAGCGTACTTCTTATCATGACCATGCTTAAAGGGCCGCTAGCTACGATTGTTATTCCCATTTTTATTTACATGATCTCTATAGGAATGACGATCACAGGCTCGGTGACATTGGCAATGAAAAATCAAGGACATAGAGCAGGAAGTGCGAGTGCCGTGTTAGGCATGCTTCCGCTAACTTTAGGATCAATTGTTTCTCCTTTAGTGGGTATTAACGAAACCACAGCGATTCCGATGGCTGCTATTTTATTTAGTACGGCGCTTTTAGGTTTTGTAGCTTTCTTTACGTTAACTAAAAACAAGAAAGAAACAGAAAAGTGCGAAGTTAATGAGTTTAAAACGGAGGTTTCTCCGTAA